A stretch of Gallus gallus isolate bGalGal1 chromosome 2, bGalGal1.mat.broiler.GRCg7b, whole genome shotgun sequence DNA encodes these proteins:
- the WASHC5 gene encoding WASH complex subunit 5: MVDFLAENNLCGQAILRIVSCGNAIIAELLRLSEFIPGVFRLKDKADQQKYGDIIFDFSYFKGPEACEGRLEAKPELLDLDEEFRENNIEILTRFYLAFQSVHKYIVDLNRYLDDLNEGIYIQQTLETVLLNEDGKQLLCEALYLYGVMLLVIDQKIEGEVRERMLVSYYRYSAARSSADSNLDDICKLLRSTGYSSQPGAKRPPNYPESYFSRVPISETFISMVVGRLRSDDIYNQVSAYPLPEHRSTALATQAAMLYVILYFDASILHTQQAKMREIVDKYFPDNWVISIYMGITVNLAEAWEPYKAAKTALNYTLDIANVKEQANRYAAVTERVHTQVQQFLKEGCLREELVLDNIPKLLNYLRDCNVAIRWLMLHTADTACDPNNKRLRQIKDQILTDSRYNPKVLFQLLLDTAQFEFILKEMFKQMLSEKQAKWENYKKEGSERMTELADVFSGVKPLTRVEKNENLQAWFREISKQIMSLNYDDSTAAGRKTVQLIQALEEVQEFHQLETNLQVCQFLADTRKFLHQMIRTINIKEEVLITMQIVGDLSYAWQLIDSFTSIMQESIRVSPSMVTKLRATFLKLASALDLPLLRINQANSPDLLSVSQYYSGELVSYVRKVLQIIPESMFTSLLKIIKLQTHDIIEVPTRLDKDKLRDYAQLGPRYEVAKLTHAISIFTEGILMMKTTLVGIIKVDPKQLLEDGIRKELVKRVALALHRGLIFNPRAKPSELMPKLKEMAATMDGFHRSFEYIQDYVNIYGLKIWQEEVSRIINYNVEQECNNFLRTKIQDWQSIYQSTHIPIPKFTPVDESVTFIGRLCREILRITDPKITCYIDQMNTWYDVKTHQEVTSSRLFSEIQDTLGTFGLNGLDRLLCFMIVKELQNFLSMFQKNVLRDRTVQDTLKALMNAVSPLKGIIANSNKVYSAAIAKTQKIWTAYLDSIMKVGQMQILRRQITNELNYSCRFDSKHLAAALENLNKAILADIEAHYQNPSLPYPKEDNTLLYEITAYLEAAGIHNPLNKIYITTKRLPYFPTVNFLFLISQFPKLQYSKNLGVVCKRPADQIDWLPLVLGLLTLLKQFHSRYTEQFLTLIGQFIRSTMEQCMSQKIPEMPADVVAALMFLEDYIRYTKLPRKVVEAHVPSFIFDEFRTVL, translated from the exons GGGCCTGAGGCATGTGAAGGCAGACTGGAAGCGAAACCAGAGTTACTGGATTTAGATGAAGAATTTCGTGAAAACAACATTGAAATTTTGACAAGATTTTATCTAGCTTTTCAGAGTGTACATAAATACATCGTAGATTTAAACAG ATATTTAGATGACCTCAATGAAGGAATTTACATTCAGCAAACATTAGAAACAGTCCTCCTTAATGAAGATGGAAAACAACTTTTA TGTGAAGCTCTCTATCTGTATGGAGTCATGCTACTGGTCATTGACCAGAAAATTGAAGGAGAAGTCAGAGAAAGAATGCTGGTTTCCTATTACAGATACAG TGCCGCCCGATCCTCTGCTGATTCCAATTTAGATGATATCTGTAAGTTGCTTCGGAGCACTGGATACTCAAGCCAACCTGGAGCTAAAAGACCTCCAAACTACCCTGAGAGTTACTTCAGCAGGGTACCCATAAGTGAAACGTTCATCAGCATGGTTGTTGGCCGCTTGCGGTCAGATGACATTTATAATCAG GTTTCTGCATATCCATTACCAGAACACCGCAGCACTGCCCTGGCTACTCAGGCTGCTATGCTTTATGTGATACTGTATTTTGATGCTTCTATTCTTCACACACAACAAGCAAAAATGAGAGAGATAGTGGATAAATACTTTCCTGATAATTGg GTTATTAGCATTTACATGGGAATCACTGTAAATCTAGCAGAAGCATGGGAGCCCTACAAAGCTGCTAAAACTGCCCTCAACTACACACTGGATATTGCAAATGTAAAAGAGCAG GCAAACAGGTATGCTGCAGTCACTGAGCGAGTGCACACTCAGGTGCAGCAGTTTCTCAAAGAGGGCTGTCTAAGGGAAGAGCTCGTGCTGGACAATATTCCCAAACTGCTGAATTACCTGCGAGACTGCAATGTAGCAATCCGCTGGCTGATGCTTCACACTGCAGACACAG CTTGTGATCCAAATAACAAACGTCTCCGCCAGATTAAGGATCAAATTCTAACAGACTCAAGGTACAATCCCAAGGTCCTATTCCAACTTCTTCTGGATACAGCTCAGTTTGAATTCATTCTGAAAGAG ATGTTCAAGCAAATGCTgtcagaaaaacaagcaaaatggGAGAATTACAAAAAGGAGGGATCTGAAAGGATGACTGAGCTTGCTGATGTCTTTTCAGGAGTTAAGCCTCTCACAAGAGTAGAGAAAAATG AAAATCTTCAGGCTTGGTTCAGAGAAATCTCCAAGCAAATAATGTCTCTTAACTATGATGATTccactgcagcaggcagaaaaaCTGTGCAGCTAATACAGGCACTGGAGGAG GTCCAAGAGTTTCACCAGCTGGAAACTAATCTACAGGTTTGCCAGTTTCTGGCTGACACCCGCAAATTTCTACATCAGATGATCCGAACTATCAACATTAAAGAAGAGGTCTTGATCACCATGCAGATAGTTGGCGATCTTTCTTATGCTTGGCAGCTAATTGACAG CTTTACATCTATTATGCAGGAAAGCATAAGAGTCAGTCCATCTATGGTAACTAAACTCAGAGCTACTTTTCTAAAG CTTGCTTCTGCTCTTGACCTGCCGCTTCTCCGTATCAATCAAGCAAACAGTCCTGATCTTCTCAGTGTATCACAGTATTATTCTGGTGAGCTGGTTTCCTATGTAAGAAAG GTTCTACAGATAATTCCAGAGAGCATGTTTACTTCTCTTCTCAAAATAATAAAGCTTCAGACCCATGATATCATTGAGGTGCCTACTCGCCTTGACAAGGATAAGCTGCGAGATTATGCTCAGCTCGGTCCACGATACGAG GTTGCCAAGCTAACCCATGCAATTTCAATTTTCACTGAAGGTATCCTCATGATGAAAACTACTTTAGTTGGTATCATCAAG GTGGACCCAAAACAGTTACTAGAGGATGGAATAAGGAAGGAGCTAGTAAAACGGGTGGCTCTGGCTCTTCATAGGGGACTCATCTTCAATCCTAGAGCCAAG CCAAGTGAACTGATGcccaaactgaaagaaatggcAGCAACAATGGATGGATTCCATCGATCATTTGAATATATCCAGGATTACGTCAATATATATGGTTTAAAAATATGGCAAGAGGAAGTGTCTCGTATTATTAACTACAACGTGGAACAGGAGTGCAACAACTTCTTGAGAACAAAG attCAGGACTGGCAAAGCATATACCAGTCTACTCATATTCCTATACCAAAATTCACACCTGTAGATGAATCTGTAACATTTATTGGTCGCCTTTGCAGAGAAATCCTGAGAATCACAGACCCAAA AATCACATGTTATATTGACCAAATGAACACCTGGTATGATGTCAAAACCCACCAGGAAGTAACCAGTAGTCGTCTCTTCTCAGAGATACAAGATACTTTGGGCACCTTTGGTCTCAATGGTTTAGACAGGCTGCTGTGTTTCATGATTGTAAAGGAGCTGCAG aaCTTCCTCAGtatgtttcagaaaaatgtgttaCGAGACAGGACAGTCCAGGATACATTAAAAGCACTTATGAATGCTGTCAGTCCTCTCAAAGGAATTATAG cgAATTCAAACAAGGTTTACTCTGCAGCAATTGCAAAAACTCAGAAGATCTGGACAGCATATTTAGACTCCATAATGAAG GTTGGTCAGATGCAGATCTTAAGACGGCAGATTACCAATGAATTAAATTATTCCTGCAGGTTTGACTCCAAGCACTTGGCTGCTGCATTGGAAAATCTCAATAA agcCATACTGGCTGATATAGAAGCACATTATCAGAATCCGTCACTGCCTTATCCTAAAGAAGACAACACTCTTCTGTATGAAATTACAGCTTATCTGGAAGCAGCTGGCATTCACAATCCATTAAATAAG ATCTACATCACAACAAAACGTCTGCCATATTTTCCCACTGTCAACTTCCTGTTTCTGATTTCACAGTTTCCAAAACTTCAGTACAGCAAAAATTTAG gagtggtGTGCAAGCGGCCAGCCGATCAGATTGACTGGCTTCCCTTAGTTCTGGGGCTCCTTACCTTGTTGAAACAGTTCCACTCAAGGTACACAGAACAGTTCCTGACTCTGATCGGTCAGTTCATTCGTTCAACGATGGAACAGTGCATGAG CCAGAAGATACCAGAGATGCCTGCTGACGTGGTGGCTGCCCTCATGTTCCTGGAGGATTACATTCGCTACACAAAACTACCAAGAAAG GTCGTTGAAGCACACGTGCCTAGCTTCATATTTGATGAATTCAGAACAGTTCTATGA
- the SQLE gene encoding squalene monooxygenase: MWTFLGIASFIYVYKKCGDLMSYANKEVLLSAVLFFSLGLLLSYRYHFRAPRQQQQQQKPHLGMLSHALSALPLVGFFWAKPAAGSRRVEQPKSRKGKIEVNVSETHLTEAASVTTLSPQYDPEVIVVGSGVLGSSLAAVLARDGRKVTVIERDLKEPDRIVGELLQPGGLNALKDLGLEDTVEGIDAQTVNGYIIHDLESKSEVEIPFPTSEDGRVVSGRSFHHGQFIMGLRRAAMAEPNAKFIEGTVTQLLEEDDCIVGVQYKDKETGDTKELHAPLTVVADGLFSKFRKNLVSQKVTVSSHFVGCILKDAPQFKTNYAELVLAKTSPVLIYQISSTETRVLVDIRGEMPKNLKEYMLENIHPQMPDHLKEPFLIAVQNDRLRTMPASFLPPSAVNKKGVLLLGDAYNIRHPLTGGGMSVVLNDVKIWRSLLQDIPDLYEDSDILKAKKTFYWSRKKSHSFVVNILAQALYELFAATDDSLHQLKRACFHYFRLGGECVSGPVGLLSVLSPKPMVLIGHFFAVALYAVYFCFKSESWISMPRAFFSSGAILYRSCSIIFPLIYSEMKSLIY; encoded by the exons ATGTGGACTTTCCTGGGCATCGCCTCCTTCATCTACGTGTACAAGAAGTGCGGGGACCTCATGAGCTACGCCAACAAGGAGGTGCTGCTCTCCGCCGTGCTCTTCTTctccctgggcctgctgctctCCTATCGCTACCACTTCCGTGCGccccggcagcagcagcagcagcagaagccccACCTGGGGATGCTCTCCCACGCTctctcagctctgcccctggTGGGCTTCTTCTGGGCCAAACCTGCTGCGGGGTCTCGGCGAGTTGAGCAACCCAAATCCAGGAAG ggtaaaatagaagtaaatgtttcagaaacacATCTGACGGAGGCTGCTTCAGTTACAACATTATCACCCCAATATGATCCAGAAGTTATTGTTGTGGGTTCAGGTGTCCTTGGGTCCTCCTTGGCTGCGGTGCTCGccagagatggaagaaaagtgACTGTAATAGAGAGGGATCTGAAGGAGCCTGACAGGATTGTTGGAGAATTGTTGCAGCCTGGTGGTCTTAATGCACTTAAAGACTTGGGTCTTGAAG ataCAGTAGAAGGTATCGACGCACAAACAGTAAATGGTTACATCATTCATGACCTAGAGAGCAAGTCGGAGGTAGAAATTCCTTTTCCAACATCTGAAGATGGCCGCGTGGTGAGCGGAAGGTCCTTCCATCACGGCCAGTTCATCATGGGTCTCCGAAGGGCAGCCATGGCAGAGCCCAA tgcaaaattCATTGAAGGAACTGTGACACAACTACTTGAAGAAGATGACTGCATAGTGGGTGTTCAGTACAAGGACAAAGAAACTGGGGATACTAAG GAACTTCATGCACCGCTGACGGTTGTAGCTGATGGACTTTTCTCCAAGTTTAGAAAAAACCTGGTCTCCCAAAAAGTCACCGTTTCATCCCATTTTGTCGGTTGCATTTTGAAG GATGCACCACAGTTTAAAACTAATTATGCTGAACTTGTTCTGGCTAAAACTAGTCCAGTGTTAATCTATCAGATTTCTTCAACTGAGACTCGCGTCCTTGTTGATATTCGAGGGGAAATGCCAAAAAACCTGAAAGAATACATGCTTGAGAACATTCATCCCCAGATGCCTG ATCACCTTAAGGAACCATTTCTAATAGCAGTTCAGAACGATCGCTTAAGGACTATGCCAGCAAGCTTCTTACCTCCTTCAGCTGTTAACAAGAAAG gAGTTCTTCTTTTAGGAGATGCATATAATATAAGACACCCTCTTACTGGTGGAGGAATGAGTGTTGTTTTAAATGATGTCAAAATATGGAGAAGTTTGCTCCAGGATATTCCGGATCTTTATGAAGATTCTGACATTCTTAAG gccaaaaaaacattttactggTCAAGAAAAAAGTCTCATTCTTTTGTAGTGAATATTCTTGCCCAGGCACTGTATGAACTTTTTGCTGCTACAGatg ATTCCTTGCACCAGCTAAAGAGAGCCTGTTTCCACTACTTCAGACTTGGTGGAGAATGTGTCTCAGGTCCTGTTGGATTGCTGTCTGT gTTATCTCCTAAACCAATGGTGCTGATTGGCCACTTCTTCGCCGTGGCGTTGTACGCCGTTTACTTCTGCTTTAAGTCGGAGTCGTGGATCAGCATGCCTCGAGCCTTCTTCAGTAGTGGAGCTATACTTTACAGGAGTTGCTCTATAATATTCCCACTTATTTACTCTGAAATGAAGTCCCTCATCTATTAA